In Desulfosporosinus youngiae DSM 17734, the genomic stretch CTTCAGCCGGAGCAGAACCTTGAGCTTGCGATCCTCCTTCTCTTTTCTCACCGCAGGCGGCGAGAGTGAAAATCATTATAAACACCAGAAATAAAACCATAAGCTTTTTCACGATACTACCTCCATCATTTGTTCTCTCCGTTCAGGTTATCCCCAACGGTTCCTGTGACGTTTTTTTCAAAGCCGACTTCGCCAAGCTTCCCGGCGGTTTCTGCCACCTTTTTTATCGTGCTGTCTTTGCCAAGCATCTCGCCGTAGGTACCGCCGACGGCATCGCCGTAGGCATCACCGACTGCGCCACTGGCTGCGTTAAAGGTCCCCTTCACTGTGCCCTTTACCAATGCGTCGGTCAAATCCTCGCCGTCGTTGACAGCCTCTGCAACCTCGCCCGCAACCGTGCCGCCGAAGGATACGCCCGCCTTGCCGATACCGCCTTTCATCATGGTGGTTGCGGCTTCGGTGCCGCCCTTGATTGCACCCTCTGTAAAGGAGCCCCAGCTTGCACCCTTTTCCATCATGGTGGAGCCGACATTTTTGATTCCCTTATAGGTGGCGGACACAGTCTTTCCGCCTGGAACTACCGCTTCGCCCGCAGCCATCGTGTAATCGGCAATATCCACGGTAGCTTCGAGAATATCGACAGCTGTGTCTCGCCGCTGGGCGTAATCGTTCATCTTCTGACGATACTCCTCGTCTCTTTCCATGCGTCGTTTAAGCTCATCTATAACCTGCTTTTCGCTGGCGCCGCTCATGCCAAGGTCGGTGGCAACGCGCTCAACCTTCTCCTTGCGGCTTCGCTCCTGCCGCTCACGCTGCAAGTCCTTCTCAAGCTGACGGCTCTCATCACTGCGCTCTTGGTTGCGCTGAGAATCCTCGCTGACATTTTGCCTGAACTGCGCTTCATCCTGCCCGATGGTCTTTGCATTATCCGCGCGGTGCTCAAGCTGTTCGGAAAGCTCCTCGGGGGTATAGGTAGCACCGCTGACGGGGTCGGTATAGGTGCCGTCGCCGTTTTGGACAAAGGTGCGCTTCTGCCCGTTTACAGGGTCGGTTGCCTCAATATCTCCGTCGCCGTCAAAGCGCAGCCATCGGCTCAGACCGCTGCCCGAAGGTACGGGAGCGGGTGCGCCGCCTGTCCCCACGGGCACAGTCGGGATGAAGCCGCCCGTATTCCCAAACAGAATGGACAGCAAAATCGCAAGAATGCTGATGGTAATGGTGGCCAACGGTCCGGCATGGTCGGCGTCTTTTGCGCTATTGCCACCAAAATTATATCGGAAGCCCCAGCCTCCGTCCTCCGGTTTGTAATATTCCCACTTTCCCTTAGCTCCTGCGTTTTGTGTAGAGTCGGTATCCTCTATTGGATATGGGTCGGAAAATCCAACTGTCTCCATATCAAAAGTCCATTCGTCGTCGTATGAATGTTCATTTGTTGTGCTCCCCCCCTCCACATCGTAAATTGTCTCGGTTCTGGTACAATGAAATTTTAGTTTGAATAAAATATGATGCTCCAATTCCTCATCGTCATAGCTCGTTGTCTCAAGAGAGCCTTCATAAGGAACCATTCTAAATTTACTGACGTTGGAATAGTTTTCCGAGACCGAAGGTGTCAGCACGGTATAGACAATCTCATCCGGCACTGAAAATTTCCCTACAATCCATCTGCTATCTGTCGCACCGAATTTGCGCTCCATTTCTTTATCTATCCTGTAATTAGCCCTTCCCTCAACGTGGAATGCTGTTATCGAATGGTTGTCGCCATAACCGCGCATATCCGATACGGTGTTGGCAGGATATTCAAAATAGAACCGCCCGTCTTCGTGGGATTTAATGGTGATTTTTTCCGGTTCCAATTCACCGGAATCACTGAACAATTGTTTTGTTATTGTCATAGTTTCCGGCAATGCGATAGGCTCTTCGATTATTTCTTCTGCCATGGCTGTTATGGGGAAAAGCAGCACACAACAAAGCGCCACGAATAAAATTGCGGAGAGTTTTTTTCCTATCTTTTTCATGCCACAGCCACCTCCTTTTTGCCTTTTGAGACAATGACGAATATCAAAGCAGCAATTAGCAGCACCGTTCCCAGCCACGCACACCAGCGCAGACCCATAGCCGATAGAGCCACGCCAAGGGCAAAGCCCAGCGTCATGCCGCTTATACAGCGCGTGACTCCTATGTAGGACGGCGTTCTGCCCTTGGAAAGACTGTTTGCAGCCGAAAAAGCAAGCCCCCATAAAAACCCGCCCTGCTTACCGATGCCCTGCAGCAGCATTATAAAGGCGATAATGCCCACCATGCTGTTTTGCAGTGACTGGGTGCTATTCATGAAAGCGTAAAGGAGCAAAGAAGCGCCTACTCCGCCCAAAAGCGGGGCAACAGCAGTTATGCTCTTAACTGCAATCCCACTGAAAAAGCCCTTGATACCGCCGCCTATCCCCGAAAACGGCGCTTTTTTCTGGAACAGCGGCACAATGGCGGCGTTCAGAAAAGCAGCGACCGCCACCTTGCCTAAAATTCCGCCCACAGCGCCGAATACGCCGCCGAACATCCCGCCCTGTGCAAAGGTAAGGAAGCTGAGAATGCGTACCGGAAGCGGATTGATTCCGAAAGAACCCAGCAGCGCAAGCACCAGCCAGACAAGCCCCAACAGTGCGGTAGGGAGAATATGTTTGGGATTTTTCAGCACCGTCAACGACTGGCGGATATATGTAATGATGAATTTTCCCGCACCCATCGGACTGTGCTGTGGAGCATTACCCGAAGCCCGGTTTATCGGCGGCTTCTTCTTTGTACTGTTCATTGTTTTCGGAATTCCTTGCTCGGATTTTGCGGCCTGCGGTGGTGTCTCCGTACTTATTTGTGCAGATTCATTGCTTTGAAAAGCATTGGCTCCGCACTTTGCACAGAATTTCGCTCCCTCATTCAGAGCCGTGCCGCAGCTTGTGCAGAATTTACCCATAATACTCACTCCTCTTTCATTAATCACTCGCTTTTGCCGCGTTACCATCCGGTGATGTCTGCCGTTACGCCGGTTTCACGAAGCAGCTTTTGTGCGGCATCCAGTACCGCCTGCTTTTGAGTCATTCCGTGCAGCAGCTCTACCCGCATGGTCTGATCCTTATCGCCAAAGGTAAGGTACATCCGCTCCTTATCAATTTGAACGGCGCTCAGGCGCACGCCATGTACCCCGTCGAGACCCCATCGGTA encodes the following:
- a CDS encoding zinc-ribbon domain-containing protein; amino-acid sequence: MGKFCTSCGTALNEGAKFCAKCGANAFQSNESAQISTETPPQAAKSEQGIPKTMNSTKKKPPINRASGNAPQHSPMGAGKFIITYIRQSLTVLKNPKHILPTALLGLVWLVLALLGSFGINPLPVRILSFLTFAQGGMFGGVFGAVGGILGKVAVAAFLNAAIVPLFQKKAPFSGIGGGIKGFFSGIAVKSITAVAPLLGGVGASLLLYAFMNSTQSLQNSMVGIIAFIMLLQGIGKQGGFLWGLAFSAANSLSKGRTPSYIGVTRCISGMTLGFALGVALSAMGLRWCAWLGTVLLIAALIFVIVSKGKKEVAVA